A segment of the Longimicrobiaceae bacterium genome:
GACGAGGCGGCGCCGCGCTGCATCACCTGCAGCGCCTCCTGCATGCCGGCCGCGGCGCGGTACGCCACCCCCGAGTGCGAGCCGGCGGCGGCGAACAGCTCCGGGTACGAGGCGGCCAGGGTGAGGGCCATGGCCCCGCCCGCGGACACCCCGGCCACGTAGACGCGCGCCGGGTCCACCCGGTGCGCCGCCATGACCTCGCGGACGATGCGGGCGATCTCCTCCGGCTCGCCGCGCCCCCGCTCCTGGTGCGCCGGCTCGTACCAGTTCCAGCACTTCTGGGGGTTCCCGGCCGCGGGCTGCTCCGGGTACGCCACGAGGAGGCCGTGCTCCTCCGCCACCTCGTTCATCCGCGTCCCCCGCGCGAAGTCGTCCGGGTCCTGCGTGCACCCGTGCAGCATCACCAGCAGCGGCGCCGGGCGCGAGGCGTCGTGCGAGGCGGGGATGAAGAGCCGATAGCGGCGCGCCCCCGCCTCGGGCGCTGAGGTCTCCCAGGTGAAGGCCGCCTCGCGCACGGTGGGCGGCGCGGCGTCGGACGGGGGCGCGGGGGAGGTCCCCACCGCGCAGGCGGCGAGCGGAAGCGACATCAGCGCGGTGGCGAGGCGGTTCATGGACGAGGGGTGCGAGGGTGCGAGGTGCGGGGCACGGGCCGCACCGGCCGCGTCAGAAGCCGAAGAAGTCCACGATGATCCGGCTGGCGTCGGGGCCGCAGGGGTCGGTGTAGCTCCCCGCCGTGCTCCCCCCGGACCA
Coding sequences within it:
- a CDS encoding PHB depolymerase family esterase encodes the protein MNRLATALMSLPLAACAVGTSPAPPSDAAPPTVREAAFTWETSAPEAGARRYRLFIPASHDASRPAPLLVMLHGCTQDPDDFARGTRMNEVAEEHGLLVAYPEQPAAGNPQKCWNWYEPAHQERGRGEPEEIARIVREVMAAHRVDPARVYVAGVSAGGAMALTLAASYPELFAAAGSHSGVAYRAAAGMQEALQVMQRGAASS